From Chloracidobacterium thermophilum B:
CCTGTTTTCTGGACAAACCGGGACGGACTGACGGAAAGCGAACTCGACCGGCTCAAGCGCCAGTTCTATGACAACGCCGAGGGCGCCCGGGAGCAGATGGAAGCCGCCCTGTGCGACGACCTGGGCCTGCCCGCCGGCAGCGTGATTGTCTATTGCCCCTCGCCCGACATGGCGCTCAAGGAGGCCCACGTCACGGTGCAGTTGTCGGAACACGAATCCGCCCAGCTTTCATCGCTGGCGCATCCTGAGATTGAAACCCTGCTGCTGCGCCATCGGCAGCTCTGGCGACTGGTGGTGCTGGCGCCCCCGGATTTGGGACGCCATGCCGCCAAACGGCGCCGCGCCCTGACACGCCACTGCGAAGCCCGCCTTGGCTTGCCAGACCGAAGCGGCGACACCCTCTGGAGCCGGCTGTTTTTTCAGCCAATGCCGGGAAATAGCTGCCTGCCGTAACCTTGTTCAGGGCCGATGGCTGCGTTGACAATCCGCCGGGCTGTCCTATAATCCTGTGCTTTTGCGTTTCCCTGCGAAAGCTTCTGAACGTGCTTCCGAAAGGCGGTTTGAACCTATGCCGAATCCGAAACGACGCCACTCCTCGTCGCGGCGTGGTAAGCGCCGTGCGCATGATGCCCTGCCGCAACTGACCATTGTACGCTGCCCGAACTGTGGCGCACCCCGCCTGCCGCACCGGGTGTGCGGCGAGTGCGGCTACTACCGCGGCCGTCAGGTCATCACGATTCGTCAAAAAGGTACTGAAGAATAACTGAACCGGCGGTTGCCTGCTGCAACCGGCCTTAGTTGCGACGGGACAGCGATGCTGCAAATTGCTCTCGATGCCATGGGGGGCGACCATGCCCCGGCACCGGAAATCGAAGGGGCGCTGCTGGCAGCCCGCCAGCTCGGCGTCAAGGTGCTGCTGGTTGGCCAGCCGGACCGGCTGTATCCGGCCCTTCGGGGAGCTGGCTGGACAACCGAACCCATTGAAATTCTGCCGGCCCGTGAGGTCGTCGCCATGGATGAAACCGCCCGGCAGTCCATCCGTACCAAGCGTGACTCGTCCCTGCGCGTCGGGATTGAGGCGCTCCGGCAGGGATTGGCGGTCGGTTTCGTCAGTGCCGGAAACACCGGCGCCATCGTGGCGGCGGCCACCCTGTGGCTGGGCACCATACCCGGTATTGCGCGTCCGGCGCTGGCCACGGTGCTGCCGACCTTATCCGGGCGCGGCACGCTGTTGCTCGACATCGGCGCCAACGCGGATTGCAAACCCGCCATGCTCGACCAGTTTGCTGTCATGGGCGCGGCCTACGTCGAGCAGATTCTCGGTGTTGAACGACCACGGGTGGGACTGCTTTCCATTGGAGAGGAAAGCGTCAAGGGCAATGCGCTGACGCGCGAAGCCCACGCCCTGCTGTGCCAGCATGCGCCCCAGCGTAACTTCACCTTCGTGGGGAATGTTGAAGGGAGGGACATTTACACGGGGGCAGTGGATGTCATTGTCTGTGACGGTTTTACGGGGAATATCGTCCTCAAGACGAGCGAGGGGCTGGCAACGGCCCTGCTGACCATGCTTCAGGAAGCGTGGCGTCAATCAACGCCCCCTTCGCGGGATACCGTGGCCGGCCTGCAGCAGGTGCGCACCCGGTTCGACTATGCAGAGTACGGCGGAGCACTTCTGCTGGGCGTGCCGCAGCCGGTCATCGTGGCCCACGGCCGCTCCACCGGGCGCGCCATCTACAATGCCATCCGGGTGGCACAGGAAGCGCACCTGCGTCGCCTGAGCCACCAGATTGCTGCTGACCCGGCAGTGGTGGCGATGTTGCACCATCCACACCGCAACGGTGTGGTCCAAGACCTCTCTGGACTGGCATGACTTCTTCCACAGCACGCTTGACAGTTGGTGATCCGGCACCCCCGTTTGCCTTGCCCGACGCCACGGGGCAGACGGTCAGACTCGCGGATTTCGCCGGGCAGCGGGTAGTGCTGTACTTCTACCCGCGTGACAACACCCCCGGCTGCACCAAGGAAGCCTGCGCCTTCAACGCCGTCCGCGACGAGCTTTCCACGCACAAAGCCCAGGTCATTGGCATCAGCCCGGACAGCGTCACTTCGCACGAAAAGTTTGCGGCGAAGTTTGGTCTGACGTTTCCCTTGCTGTCTGATCCCGAACACGTCGTGGCTGAACAGTATGGCGTCTGGCAGGAAAAGAAAAACTACGGCAGGACGTACTTTGGCATTGTCCGCACCACGTTCATCATTGACGAGCAGGGACGGATTGCCCGTATCTTCCCCAACGTCAAGGTTGAAGGCCACGCGGCACAGGTGTTACAGGCGCTGGCCGAAATGGATCAGAAGGCAAAGCAGGAGTGAACAGGATGCGGCACCGGAGCGACATCGGGCTGGCCTGCCTGGTTTGGGTTCTGGTTTGCGGCTGCGTTTGGGACTGGCCGACGATACCCGTCAGAGCGCAGGGCATTCCGCTTCCCACGACTGCGCCGGCTGGTGAACCGACGGCCGCCACGCGCCGGTTTGCCGACCCGGAAGCCGGTTTTGAACTCGAACTCCTGCCCGGCTGGCGTTCCGAACATACCGTTGAGAACGACGGGCGACGGGTTCTGGAAATCATTTACCGCGACCGCAGCCAGTCGCTGCTCCGGGTCCGACGCGAAGCCGTACCGCCGGACTGCGCCGATGAGCCGCATCGCTGTCTGGCCGAGCGCGAGGCAACGGATTCACTTCAGTTCCGGCCCGACTTCCAGTTGAAAAAGCGCGAGCGATTCTCCACAGCCATTGCCCGTGGGACGCTCCTGACCTTCACGTTTCGTCGGGTGGGAAAGCCCATGACCGGCCGCTACTACTACCTTCAGACGGACGACCAGACGGTATGGGTGCTGCGTTTTGAGGGGGAGACCCGCTTTCATGACACGCTGCGTTACCAGACCGACCGTCTGGCCTACTCGTTTCGTCCCCTGCCGTGAGGCGGCGGCCGGCTGAAAGGTTCTGGTTTTTTGCCGAAGCTGATGCCTGACGTTCCGCCCGGCCCTTCGTTTCTGCTGAGAACCCTGCGCGCCCGGTTGTCGGCAGCCCGTGGGGTGGTGTCGCTGACTGAGCTGGGGCGCGAGTTGCTCCGGGCACCACGGGCCGCACCGGAACTCGTGCGGCGGGTGCTGTTGCCGGTGCTGGCCCAGTTGCCGGAGGCTGTGCTGGAAGGGGACGACGGTCTGCGCTGGCAACCGCTGCCGACCGCGGCCCTGGAAGCGACGGCCTCGCTGCCGGAATGTCGGTTTGCCGTCGTGGATGTGGAGACGACCGGACGCCGCGCCGAGCAGGAGCGCATCACCGAAGTGGCCTGTGTCACCATCGAGCGCGGCCGGATCACCGAAACCTTTGCGAGTCTGGTCAATCCCGGTGTGCCCATTCCGCCGCTGATTACGGCCCTGACCGGTATCAGCGACGAACTCGTGGCCACAGCGCCACCCTTTGCGGCCATTGCCGCTGAAATGCGGCAGCGGCTGAGCCAGACGGTTTTCGTTGCGCACCATGCCAGCTTCGACCGTAAATTTCTGACGGCTGAACTCAGGCGCGCCGATGAAACCTTTGTGTGGACGGCGCCCACGTTGTGTACGGTACAACTGGCGCGCTATCTCGTTCCCGGTCTGGACAACTACCGGCTCGATACCGTCACCGCTCATTTTCGGATTTCCAATCCGGCCCGGCACCGCGCATCGGGAGACGCCCTTGCGACGGCCCAGCTTTTCCTGCGATTGTTGGAACGGCTGATTGAACAGGACATCGTAGCGGTTGACGCTGTGACTGCCCTTCTGGCAAAGCAAAAGCGAACAACCAGACGGCGGCCATTGCCCGGCGAGGACAGACACCATGAATGACACGCGCGACAACTGTGAGCATCTGGAAATGACCGATGACCTGGCCGTACGTGAGGCGGCCCGCTACTTTCAGGCGGCTTATCAGCGCCAGATGGAAGGCAACCTCGACGAGGCCATCCGGCTCTACGAACGTTCGATTGCGCTGCATCCGACGGCCGAAGCCCATACGTTTCTGGGCTGGACGTACAGTTTTCTGGGCGATCTGGATCGCGCCATCGCCGAGTGTTTGCGGGCCATTGAACTCGACCCGGATTTTGGTAATCCCTACAACGACATCGGGGCCTATCTCATTGAGCGCGGCGATCCGCTGTCATCTGCGCTGTGGCTCAAACGGGCTATGAAGGCCAAGCGGTATGAGTGCTACTTCTATCCGCACTTCAACTACGGGCGGGTGCTCGAATGGCAGGGGCGCTGGCTTGACGCCATGCGGGAATACACAACGGCGCTGTCCTACAACCCGGATTACACGCCGGCCAGGAAAGCCATTCGCCAGCTTCAGAGTCGGCTCAACTGACCACCGCACGGGATAGCCGTTGCACGTGGGTTGTACACTTTTTTGACGCGCCACCCTGCCGCGTTTTCTGCTTTGTCGCACGCCGCGCGTCAATCTGGCGGGCAAGGTTTGCAGAGGTAAGCTCCGGGTCGCTTGCCTGATGACCATGCTGGTTTCGTTTTTCCTCTCGTTTCTCAAGCGCATGGCGGTTGTCCTGCCGGTAATGTGGGCCGTGGTGACGCTGGTGTTTCTGCTCATCCACCTCGTGCCGGGCGATCCCGTGGTGATGTACCTTGGGGACAGCGCCCGGCCTGAAGACATCCAGGCGCTGCGTCACAAGCACGGTCTCGACCTGCCGCTGTGGCAACAGTACGTCCGGCTCTGGCTCGGCGCGCCGACCAAGGATGGACTGGACAAGCACCGGGGCCTGCTGCGTGGCGACCTGGGGGAGACCTTCGGCGGCAAAAACGTCGTGAAGGAACTGCTGAACCGCTATCCGACAACGCTCAAACTGGCAGGAGCCGCCATGCTGGTGGCCGTTGTTGTTGCCATTCCGCTGGGGATTGCGGCCGCTGTCGCGCGAGGGCGTTGGCTGGATACGGTCATCTCCGTGGTGTCGCTGGCGGGGATTGCGCTGCCCAACTTCGTGATCGGGCCGCTGGCCATTCTCATTTTCGCAGTGTATCTGGACTGGCTGCCGGTTTCCGGGAGCGAACGGTTGGAACATTTCATCCTGCCGGCGACGACGTTGGGCCTCGCCATGGCAGCGATTCTGACGCGCCTGGTGCGTTCCAGCGTCCTTGAGGAACTGGGCGAAGATTATGTCCGCACGGCGCGCGCCAAGGGGCTGCCCGAACGGGTCGTGTTGTTCAAACACGTCCTCAAAAACAGTCTTATTCCGGTTGTCACCATCATCGGATTGCAGTTCGGTATCATTCTGACAGGGGCAATTGTCACCGAAACCATCTTTGCGATGCCGGGTGTCGGTGATCTTACGGTACGGGCCATCAACGAACGCGAATACAACCAGGTGCAGGCCAATCTGCTGGCCATTGCGCTGACGTATGTGGCGGTCAATACGCTGACGGACCTGCTGTACCGGCTCCTTGACCCGCGCATTGCTCTGGATCGC
This genomic window contains:
- the rpmF gene encoding 50S ribosomal protein L32 encodes the protein MPNPKRRHSSSRRGKRRAHDALPQLTIVRCPNCGAPRLPHRVCGECGYYRGRQVITIRQKGTEE
- the plsX gene encoding phosphate acyltransferase PlsX, whose amino-acid sequence is MLQIALDAMGGDHAPAPEIEGALLAARQLGVKVLLVGQPDRLYPALRGAGWTTEPIEILPAREVVAMDETARQSIRTKRDSSLRVGIEALRQGLAVGFVSAGNTGAIVAAATLWLGTIPGIARPALATVLPTLSGRGTLLLDIGANADCKPAMLDQFAVMGAAYVEQILGVERPRVGLLSIGEESVKGNALTREAHALLCQHAPQRNFTFVGNVEGRDIYTGAVDVIVCDGFTGNIVLKTSEGLATALLTMLQEAWRQSTPPSRDTVAGLQQVRTRFDYAEYGGALLLGVPQPVIVAHGRSTGRAIYNAIRVAQEAHLRRLSHQIAADPAVVAMLHHPHRNGVVQDLSGLA
- the bcp gene encoding thioredoxin-dependent thiol peroxidase yields the protein MTSSTARLTVGDPAPPFALPDATGQTVRLADFAGQRVVLYFYPRDNTPGCTKEACAFNAVRDELSTHKAQVIGISPDSVTSHEKFAAKFGLTFPLLSDPEHVVAEQYGVWQEKKNYGRTYFGIVRTTFIIDEQGRIARIFPNVKVEGHAAQVLQALAEMDQKAKQE
- a CDS encoding 3'-5' exonuclease: MPDVPPGPSFLLRTLRARLSAARGVVSLTELGRELLRAPRAAPELVRRVLLPVLAQLPEAVLEGDDGLRWQPLPTAALEATASLPECRFAVVDVETTGRRAEQERITEVACVTIERGRITETFASLVNPGVPIPPLITALTGISDELVATAPPFAAIAAEMRQRLSQTVFVAHHASFDRKFLTAELRRADETFVWTAPTLCTVQLARYLVPGLDNYRLDTVTAHFRISNPARHRASGDALATAQLFLRLLERLIEQDIVAVDAVTALLAKQKRTTRRRPLPGEDRHHE
- a CDS encoding tetratricopeptide repeat protein; this encodes MNDTRDNCEHLEMTDDLAVREAARYFQAAYQRQMEGNLDEAIRLYERSIALHPTAEAHTFLGWTYSFLGDLDRAIAECLRAIELDPDFGNPYNDIGAYLIERGDPLSSALWLKRAMKAKRYECYFYPHFNYGRVLEWQGRWLDAMREYTTALSYNPDYTPARKAIRQLQSRLN
- a CDS encoding ABC transporter permease; amino-acid sequence: MTMLVSFFLSFLKRMAVVLPVMWAVVTLVFLLIHLVPGDPVVMYLGDSARPEDIQALRHKHGLDLPLWQQYVRLWLGAPTKDGLDKHRGLLRGDLGETFGGKNVVKELLNRYPTTLKLAGAAMLVAVVVAIPLGIAAAVARGRWLDTVISVVSLAGIALPNFVIGPLAILIFAVYLDWLPVSGSERLEHFILPATTLGLAMAAILTRLVRSSVLEELGEDYVRTARAKGLPERVVLFKHVLKNSLIPVVTIIGLQFGIILTGAIVTETIFAMPGVGDLTVRAINEREYNQVQANLLAIALTYVAVNTLTDLLYRLLDPRIALDR